Proteins encoded in a region of the Prunus persica cultivar Lovell chromosome G4, Prunus_persica_NCBIv2, whole genome shotgun sequence genome:
- the LOC18778396 gene encoding ER lumen protein-retaining receptor A — MNAFRLAGDMTHLASILVLLLKIYATKSCSGVSLKTQELYVLVFLSRYLDLFTNFVSVYNTVMKLVFIGSSLAIVWCMRMHKVVKRSYNKELDTFRHDFLLGGCFVLALLIHEEFTFQEVLWAFSIYLEAVSILPQLVLLQRSGNVDNLTGQYVFLLGAYRALYILNWIYRYFTEPKFGRWIACIAGLVQTALYGDFFYYYFRSWKNNAKLQLPA; from the exons ATGAATGCGTTCAGGTTGGCTGGGGATATGACCCACCTGGCCAGTATTTTGGTCCTCCTTCTCAAAATCTACGCCACCAAATCATGCTCAG GGGTTTCGCTTAAGACTCAGGAGCTCTATGTGCTAGTGTTTCTGAGTCGGTACTTGGACCTGTTCACGAACTTCGTCTCAGTATACAACACTGTGATGAAGCTGGTGTTCATTGGAAGCTCGCTGGCCATTGTTTGGTGTATGCGGATGCACAAAGTGGTGAAGCGTTCTTACAATAAAGAGCTTGACACTTTCCGCCATGATTTTCTTCTTGGGGGATGCTTTGTGTTGGCCCTCCTTATCCACGAGGAATTCACATTTCAAGAG GTTTTGTGGGCATTTTCCATATACTTGGAGGCAGTTTCAATTCTTCCACAGTTAGTTTTGTTACAGCGAAGTGGAAATGTAGACAATTTGACAGGACAATATGTTTTCTTACTTGG GGCCTATCGTGCATTGTACATACTCAACTGGATCTACCGCTACTTCACAGAACCTAAATTTGGTAGATGGATAG CTTGCATTGCTGGTCTGGTCCAGACAGCTTTATATGGAGATTTTTTCTACTACTACTTTCGCAG CTGGAAGAACAATGCAAAGCTTCAGCTGCCAGCTTAA
- the LOC18778810 gene encoding protein STICHEL-like 3, with amino-acid sequence MTRAVRDRILKDANGDISDHLRNHIHLTNCIHLKNHMHKQSPILADRSLMRDLVVLQRSRSLRDPSASPPSWHSPSIVDMLSKKGENDALVREGRRSVGSEYRREGRRLLASSPPLARLATSKVAPREANGVNDGVAGISEHGSKSGVRDGRKVRREDSSQKSNRSDNLGGNEEPPLDQNGNDMTHDVLSGNSESKSRKSKKKGKYIQGARMKTLSEQLNGVRMDSDDVTSSNIHQPARRSRQERIVEEPEVSIRGYCSGLSRVKRRKFRGARRSRASVASRDFGGQNDLSVASNTLAQGSAHPKYHMERGEDEYGEQNVTRAPRNGCGIPWNWSRIHHRGKTFLDIAGRSFSCGLSDSRFKKDGMAAHARNISDMPVASDNSSTSTKSEALPLLVEASGSQESSENAGWIHDYSGELGIYADNLFKHDIGSDFASEARSGDQHKLRGHRRRRHQNLTQKYMPRTFRDLVGQNLVAQALSNAVMKKKVGLLYVFYGPHGTGKTSCARIFARALNCQSLDHLKPCGFCNSCLAHDVGKSRNIKEVGPVSNFDFESIMDLLDNMIMSQLPSQYRVFIFDDCDTLSHECWSAISKVIDRAPRHVVFVLVCSSLDVLPHIIISRCQKFFFPKLKDADIIYSLQWIATKEDLEIDKDALKLISSRSDGSLRDAEMTLEQLSLLGQRISVALVQELVGLISDEKLVDLLDLALSADTVNTVKNLRMIMETGVEPLALMSQLATVITDILAGSYDYKKVRRRRKFFRNQPLSKEDMEKLRQALKTLSEAEKQLRMSNDKLTWLTAALLQLAPDQQYMLPSSSAGTSFNHSPLALNNVGGRVVGRKESEQDEMPNYEKGLSTNVRNAVSSGFHGNGSGKGINSDRKRHAGAGMAPQQGASCSADIIRANGRQMLDKSHKGIEEIWLEVLEKIPYNRIKEFLYQEGKLTSVSFGAAPTVQLMFSSHMTKSTAERFRSQILQAFEIVLGSPLTIEIRCESKKDTKEGAQMPLLIPVSKDGSSQIRDENGASMDAQLQRGTHEMGKSEIVEVAASPRESKGSGHIHNHKESGKRGLDGAQMGEVSLSHKKSPIASIPEKQKFGEQSQSQSLVRSKVSLAHVIQHSESQRSGWSQRKAVSIAEKLEQDNLRLESRSRSLICWKASRVTRRKLSRLKIRTRKPHALLKLVSCGKCLSAKSPR; translated from the exons ATGACCAGGGCTGTTCGCGATAGGATCCTCAAGGACGCAAATGGTGATATTAGTGATCATCTGCGCAACCACATTCATTTGACAAATTGCATTCACTTGAAGAACCATATGCACAAGCAAAGCCCCATATTAGCTGACAGGTCACTTATGAGGGACCTTGTTGTCCTTCAAAGGTCTCGATCTCTCAGGGACCCTTCTGCCAGTCCTCCCTCATGGCATTCACCTTCCATTGTTGATATGCTTTCCAAAAAAGGTGAAAATGATGCATTGGTGCGTGAGGGGAGAAGGTCGGTAGGAAGTGAGTATCGAAGGGAAGGCAGGAGGTTGTTGGCAAGTTCTCCACCTTTGGCAAGATTAGCAACATCAAAAGTTGCTCCACGTGAGGCTAATGGGGTCAATGATGGGGTAGCCGGAATCAGTGAACATGGAAGCAAGAGTGGAGTTAGGGATGGTAGGAAAGTTAGGAGAGAAGATTCTAGTCAGAAGAGTAATAGGAGTGATAATTTGGGTGGCAATGAGGAGCCTCCACTCGACCAGAATGGTAATGATATGACTCATGATGTTCTTTCTGGGAATTCAGAATCCAAAAgtagaaaaagtaaaaaaaaaggaaagtacATTCAAGGTGCTCGGATGAAGACTCTCTCAGAGCAATTGAATGGTGTTAGGATGGATAGTGATGACGTAACGTCCTCTAATATCCATCAGCCTGCAAGACGTTCCCGACAGGAAAGAATTGTTGAGGAACCGGAGGTCAGCATTCGGGGATATTGCAGTGGACTAAGTAGAGTAAAAAGGCGCAAATTTCGAGGTGCAAGAAGAAGCCGTGCTTCTGTAGCTTCTAGAGACTTTGGAGGTCAGAATGATCTATCTGTGGCTTCTAATACTTTAGCTCAAGGGTCAGCTCACCCAAAGTATCACATGGAACGGGGAGAGGATGAGTATGGCGAGCAAAATGTCACAAGGGCGCCCAGAAATGGGTGTGGGATTCCATGGAATTGGTCAAGAATCCATCATAGAGGTAAAACATTCCTTGACATTGCTGGAAGGAGCTTTTCTTGTGGTTTATCTGATTCAAGGTTTAAGAAGGATGGTATGGCTGCCCATGCCAGAAATATTTCTGACATGCCCGTGGCATCTGATAACTCAAGCACTTCTACGAAATCTGAAGCACTGCCTTTACTAGTTGAAGCATCTGGGTCACAGGAAAGCTCCGAAAACGCTGGTTGGATACATGACTATTCTGGTGAACTTGGTATTTATGCTGATAATTTATTCAAGCATGATATTGGTTCTGACTTTGCTTCTGAAGCTAGATCTGGTGATCAACACAAATTGAGGGGCCACCGCCGTCGTAGGCACCAAAACCTGACGCAAAAATACATGCCGAGAACCTTTAGAGATCTCGTGGGACAGAATTTAGTGGCGCAAGCTCTTTCAAATGCtgtcatgaaaaagaaagttggGTTGCTATATGTATTCTATGGTCCTCATGGTACAGGGAAAACATCCTGTGCTCGAATATTTGCTAGAGCTCTAAATTGCCAGTCTTTGGATCACCTCAAGCCTTGTGGCTTTTGCAATTCTTGCCTTGCACACGATGTGGGGAAGAGTAGAAATATAAAGGAAGTTGGGCCTGTTAGTAACTTTGACTTTGAGAGCATTATGGACCTACTTGACAATATGATTATGTCCCAGCTGCCATCACAGTACAGAGTGTTCATCTTTGATGACTGTGATACATTGTCCCATGAGTGCTGGAGTGCCATATCGAAGGTCATTGATCGAGCACCGAGACATGTGGTTTTTGTCCTTGTCTGTTCAAGTCTTGATGTTTTGCCTCACATAATCATATCCAGGTGTCAAAAGTTCTTTTTCCCTAAGCTAAAGGATGCAGATATTATCTACAGTTTGCAATGGATTGCAACCAAAGAAGATCTAGAAATTGACAAGGATGCACTGAAACTTATTTCATCAAGATCGGATGGCTCATTGCGGGATGCTGAGATGACTCTAGAACAATTAAGTTTGCTTGGCCAGAGAATCTCTGTTGCTCTTGTTCAGGAACTG GTTGGGCTTATCTCTGATGAGAAATTGGTAGATCTTCTTGATTTAGCATTATCGGCAGACACAGTTAATACTGTCAAGAATTTGAGAATGATAATGGAAACTGGTGTTGAGCCACTAGCCTTGATGTCACAACTTGCAACAGTGATTACAGACATACTTGCTGGCAGCTAtgattataaaaaagtaaggCGTAGAAGGAAGTTCTTTCGGAACCAACCGT TATCCAAAGAAGACATGGAGAAATTGCGTCAAGCTTTGAAAACTTTATCTGAGGCTGAAAAACAATTGAGGATGTCAAATGACAAGTTAACATGGCTAACAGCTGCACTTCTCCAGCTTGCTCCTGATCAACAGTATATGTTGCCTAGTTCGTCGGCTGGCACAAGCTTTAATCACAGTCCCTTGGCCTTAAATAATGTGGGTGGAAGGGTTGTGGGCAGGAAAGAGAGTGAACAAGATGAGATGCCTAATTATGAAAAAGGCTTGTCAACCAATGTTAGAAATGCTGTAAGTTCTGGTTTCCATGGCAATGGTTCTGGGAAAGGCATAAATTCAGATAGAAAACGTCATGCTGGGGCTGGTATGGCTCCTCAACAAGGGGCTTCATGCTCTGCTGACATAATTAGGGCAAATGGGAGGCAAATGCTTGACAAAAGCCATAAAGgaattgaagaaatttggtTGGAGGTGCTTGAGAAAATACCATATAATCGCATAAAAGAATTTTTATACCAAGAAGGGAAGCTGACCTCAGTCAGTTTTGGTGCAG CCCCCACTGTGCAGTTGATGTTCTCTTCTCATATGACTAAATCTACAGCAGAGAGGTTTAGATCACAGATTTTACAGGCATTTGAGATTGTTCTAGGGTCTCCCTTGACCATTGAAATTAGATGTGAATCAAAAAAAGATACTAAAGAAGGTGCCCAGATGCCTCTTCTCATACCAGTTTCAAAGGATGGTTCATCCCAGATTAGAGATGAAAATGGGGCCAGCATGGATGCCCAGCTCCAGCGCGGTACCCATGAAATGGGGAAGAGTGAAATTGTTGAAGTAGCTGCTTCTCCTAGGGAAAGCAAGGGTAGTGGTCACATACATAACCACAAAGAATCTGGTAAAAGAGGTTTGGATGGTGCCCAGATGGGAGAAGTATCACTTTCACATAAGAAATCACCCATAGCTTCAATTCcagaaaaacagaaatttggggaacaaAGTCAGAGTCAAAGCCTTGTCAGGAGCAAGGTGTCCCTTGCACATGTGATTCAGCATTCAGAGTCACAACGTAGTGGCTGGTCACAACGGAAAGCAGTTTCTATTGCTGAAAAGCTCGAACAAGATAATTT GAGACTGGAATCTCGATCAAGAAGCTTAATTTGCTGGAAAGCATCTAGAGTAACTCGTCGAAAG CTTTCAAGGTTGAAAATAAGGACAAGGAAACCACATGCATTGCTGAAGCTTGTGTCCTGTGGAAAGTGTCTCTCTGCAAAATCTCCAAGATAA
- the LOC18781295 gene encoding U-box domain-containing protein 17 codes for MASAAIFSSLRRRRSPSLEAFLAPVDLSDVALVQILVSVTAEIASSFSDKFFSFQKRNSRSLVRKVEIFLVLLEYLRDSGSALPWTAVICLKELYLLLYRSKILLDYCAQSSKLWLLLQNQPISGHFHDLNKEISTLLDVFPMEDVELGEDVREQIELLQRQARRAKLFIDEGDEELRVKFFSFLDEFEKGQVPDSADLWLFFAERLGIRDAKSCRNEIEFLEEQIINHEGDVEPTVSVLNGFVAFTRYCRFLLFGFEEDEVELGIGNNQRKPRKGLITQEIAETFITIPKDFCCPISLDLMREPVIVSTGQTYDRSSISRWLEEGHCTCPKTGQMLPNTRLVPNRALRNLIMQWCTAYGIPYDPPECTEASAESFAAASPSKAALAANKATAGLLIQRLEDGSPCAQTIAAREIRLLAKTGRENRAFIAEAGAIPHLCKLLSSPNSVAQENSVTAMLNLSIYDKNKSRIMDEGCLGSIVDVLRFGHTTEARENAAATLFSLSAVHDYKKRIADEEGAIEALAGLLREGTPRGKKDAVTALFNLSTHTENCSRMIEAGAVTALVSALGNEGVAEEAAGALALVVRQPIGAKAVGKEDTAVAGLVGMMRCGTPRGKENAVAALLELCRSGGAAATERVVKAPALAGLLQALLFTGTKRARRKAASLARVFQRCENAAAIHFGGLGVGYAFAGNSAANRDSSFASDVAVPMSISVPVL; via the coding sequence ATGGCTTCGGCGGCGATATTCTCATCGCTGCGGCGGCGAAGGTCGCCTTCTTTGGAGGCGTTTTTAGCTCCGGTAGACCTCTCCGACGTGGCGCTTGTACAAATCCTAGTCTCAGTCACCGCCGAGATAGCTTCGTCCTTCTCTGACAAGTTCTTCTCATTCCAGAAGAGGAATTCGAGGTCCCTGGTGCGAAAAGTCGAGATCTTTCTCGTGCTTTTGGAGTATTTGAGGGACTCCGGGTCGGCTCTGCCATGGACGGCCGTCATCTGCTTGAAAGAGCTCTACTTGCTCTTGTATAGATCCAAAATTCTTCTCGATTACTGCGCCCAGTCCAGTAAGTTATGGCTTTTGCTTCAGAATCAACCAATTTCAGGTCATTTTCATGATTTGAATAAAGAAATTTCGACCCTTTTGGACGTTTTTCCCATGGAGGACGTTGAATTGGGTGAGGATGTGAGGGAGCAGATTGAGCTGTTGCAGAGACAGGCCAGGAGGGCGAAACTGTTCATCGATGAAGGAGATGAGGAGTTGAGGGTTAAATTCTTTTCGTTCCTTGACGAGTTTGAGAAGGGTCAGGTTCCCGACTCGGCCGATTTGTGGTTGTTTTTTGCAGAGCGATTGGGGATTCGAGATGCCAAGAGTTGTCGAAATGAAATTGAGTTCTTGGAGGAGCAGATTATAAATCACGAAGGGGATGTTGAACCCACCGTTTCGGTGCTTAATGGGTTTGTGGCATTCACTCGATATTGCAGGTTTTTGCTTTTCGggtttgaagaagatgaagtggaATTGGGGATTGGGAACAATCAGAGGAAGCCTAGAAAAGGTTTGATCACTCAAGAAATTGCTGAGACTTTTATAACGATTCCAAAGGACTTTTGCTGCCCCATATCATTGGATTTGATGAGAGAGCCGGTGATTGTCTCAACAGGACAGACATATGATCGAAGTTCTATTTCGAGGTGGTTGGAAGAAGGGCATTGTACTTGTCCAAAGACAGGACAAATGCTGCCCAACACCCGCCTTGTTCCTAATCGGGCATTGAGGAATTTGATAATGCAGTGGTGCACTGCTTATGGAATTCCTTATGACCCTCCAGAGTGCACAGAAGCTTCTGCAGAAAGCTTTGCAGCTGCTTCTCCCTCTAAGGCTGCACTTGCTGCCAACAAAGCAACCGCAGGGCttctaatccaacggctgGAAGATGGATCACCATGTGCACAAACTATAGCTGCTCGTGAGATTCGTTTGTTGGCCAAAACAGGAAGAGAAAATCGTGCTTTCATTGCGGAAGCTGGGGCGATTCCCCATCTATGTAAGTTACTATCATCTCCAAACTCTGTTGCCCAAGAGAATTCTGTAACTGCAATGCTCAACTTATCGATATATGATAAGAACAAAAGCCGGATTATGGATGAAGGGTGTTTGGGATCCATTGTTGATGTTCTGAGGTTTGGGCACACAACTGAGGCAAGGGAGAATGCTGCAGCAACTTTGTTTAGTCTATCTGCAGTTCATGACTATAAGAAGAGAATAGCAGATGAGGAAGGAGCAATTGAAGCCTTGGCAGGGCTGTTGAGAGAGGGTACCCCAAGAGGAAAGAAGGATGCTGTGACAGCTTTGTTTAACCTGTCAACTCACACAGAAAATTGTTCGAGAATGATTGAGGCAGGGGCTGTGACAGCACTTGTAAGCGCATTGGGAAATGAAGGAGTTGCTGAGGAAGCAGCAGGTGCATTGGCCTTGGTTGTTAGGCAGCCGATTGGGGCTAAAGCAGTGGGGAAAGAGGACACGGCAGTGGCAGGTTTGGTAGGGATGATGCGTTGTGGGACTCCAAGGGGTAAAGAAAATGCAGTTGCAGCTTTGCTTGAGTTGTGCCGGAGTGGTGGAGCTGCTGCCACTGAGAGGGTAGTTAAGGCACCAGCTTTGGCTGGGTTGCTGCAGGCATTGCTTTTTACTGGTACAAAGCGGGCAAGAAGAAAGGCAGCATCTCTTGCTAGAGTGTTCCAAAGGTGTGAGAATGCTGCAGCCATTCATTTTGGTGGTCTTGGTGTAGGATATGCATTTGCAGGTAACTCAGCTGCAAATAGGGATTCGAGTTTCGCCAGTGATGTCGCAGTGCCAATGTCCATTTCAGTGCCTGTTTTATAG